The genomic segment CCTGTGGCAGCGCTGCGCGACGCTCGGGCTCGACGTCGCGCGCTTCGACGCCGACCGGCGCTCGGACGCCGTGGCCCGGCGCGTCGCACGCGACCTGCAGGAGGGCATGCGGGCCGGGGTGACGGCCACACCGGCGCTGCTGCGACCCCGGTAGACTCGGGGGACACGTTCGGATCGAGAGAACTTCGAAACACGCCGGCCCGCCGAGTCCGACGCGCGGGCCACAGGAAGGAACACATATGTCTGATGACGCCGTGACCCGCGTCGTTGTGGAGATCGCCGGTTCTGAGATCTCCTTCGAGACCGGGAAGATGGCCAAGCAGGCCTCCGGCGCCGTCGTCGTCCGCCAGGGCGACACCATGGTGCTCAACACCGCCACGATCGGCAACCTTCGTGACATCGACTTCCTGCCGCTGAGCGTGGACGTCGAGGAGCGGATGTACGCCGCGGGCAAGATCCCCGGCTCGTTCTTCAAGCGCGAGGGCCGCTCCGGCGAGAAGGGGACGCTGACCGCGCGGATGATCGACCGCCCGATCCGCCCGCTGTTCCCCAAGGGGTGGCGCTACGAGACGCAGATCGTCGCGATCCCGCTCTCCATCGACCACGTCCACCCGTACGACATCCTGGCCATGAACGGCGCGTCCGCGGCGCTCATGATCAGCCCCGTGCCGCTGCCCCACCCGGTCGGCGCGGTGCGCATCGGCAAGGTCGACGGCAACTTCGTGGTCAACCCCCAGGAGGAGGACCTCCTGGGCAACACCGACCTCGACCTCATCGTCGCCGGCACCGAAGAGGCCATCCTGATGGTCGAGGCCGGCGCCAACGTCGTCTCCGAGGCCGAGATCCTCGACGCGCTGGACATCGCCCACGACGCGATCAAGAAGCTGTGCGCCGCCCAGCACGAGCTGCGCGAGAAGGCCGGGAAGGAGAAGCTCGTCGTCGAGGTCCCGGGCGTCGACCCGGGCCTGCTCGGCGAGATCGAGGCCAGCCATGGCCACCAGCTGCGCGAGGCCACTCAGGTCTTCGACAAGCTCGAGCGCCAGGACGCGACGAAGGCCGTCGAGGTCGCCGTCGTGCAGAAGTACTCCGGCGACCCCGCCGCCGACACCTACGCCGAGTACAGCGCCAAGGCCAAGGCCGCGTTCGCCAAGCTCGAGAAGCAGATCATCCGCGAGCGCATCGCCGTCGAGAAGAAGCGCCCCGACGGCCGCGGCGAGCGGGAGATCCGGCCGATCAGCATCGAGGTCTCCGTGGCGCCGCGCACCCACGGCTCCGCGCTGTTCACGCGCGGCCAGACGCAGGCCTTCAGCGTCGCCGCCCTGGGCACGCTGAAGGAGGAGATGCGCCTGGACACCCTGGGCCTGGAGACCAAGAAGTACTACTGGCACCACTACAACTTCCCGGCGTTCTCGGTCGGGGAGACCGGCTTCATGCGCGGCCCCAAG from the Baekduia soli genome contains:
- a CDS encoding polyribonucleotide nucleotidyltransferase encodes the protein MSDDAVTRVVVEIAGSEISFETGKMAKQASGAVVVRQGDTMVLNTATIGNLRDIDFLPLSVDVEERMYAAGKIPGSFFKREGRSGEKGTLTARMIDRPIRPLFPKGWRYETQIVAIPLSIDHVHPYDILAMNGASAALMISPVPLPHPVGAVRIGKVDGNFVVNPQEEDLLGNTDLDLIVAGTEEAILMVEAGANVVSEAEILDALDIAHDAIKKLCAAQHELREKAGKEKLVVEVPGVDPGLLGEIEASHGHQLREATQVFDKLERQDATKAVEVAVVQKYSGDPAADTYAEYSAKAKAAFAKLEKQIIRERIAVEKKRPDGRGEREIRPISIEVSVAPRTHGSALFTRGQTQAFSVAALGTLKEEMRLDTLGLETKKYYWHHYNFPAFSVGETGFMRGPKRRDIGHGALAERALVPVVPSIEDFPYTVRVVSDIFESNGSSSMASVCGSSLSLMDAGVPIKAPVAGIAMGLIKEGDAYTVLTDIAGVEDHLGDMDFKVAGTAEGITALQMDIKITGVTFDILRDALAQAREARLDILGQMDQVINAPREQLSAYAPRIITVQIDPSKIGLLIGKGGETIRGLSEEFESQIDVNDDGQVLVYSANGELGEKLAERIRTMTKEVEIGDAFKGKVVKTTTFGAFVELAKGTDGLLHISNVSPGNRVGTVEEVLNKGDEIDVRVVEVDRERGRIGLRLAEDPEIAGKSVEELATVGAGGGGGGNGGGPRRDRGGDRGGGRGSGPGDRGGDRGDRPRGSGRPRHRADRDPERD